The Pogona vitticeps strain Pit_001003342236 chromosome 3, PviZW2.1, whole genome shotgun sequence genome includes a window with the following:
- the ZRSR2 gene encoding U2 small nuclear ribonucleoprotein auxiliary factor 35 kDa subunit-related protein 2, which produces MARPVALYHVTTLEALCKMAAPVSEPVVDGEGSIKLSHKKYRALLKKEKRKKKRQALARLRDSEKADEHEHISEENADDDEEKLEEERQRLHEEWLLRETKAQEAFKIRKEKEEAAKKRQEEEEQKIREEWEEQQRREQEEEDQKQQVKREREEAVQKMLSQAESQLENGATWHNPEPPENIGTEKDRANCPFYIKTGACRFGDRCSRRHNYPSSSQTLLIRGMFVTFGMEQCKRDDYDTDASLEYSEEEIYQQFLDFYEDVLPEFKNVGKVIQFKVSCNFEPHLRGNVYVQYQSEQECQEALALFNGRWYAGRQLQCEFCPVTRWKTAICGLFERQKCPRGKHCNFLHVFRNPNNEFWEANRDIHISPEWTKETSRNSERRSRLGYYEEHHCRSRRRSSPSPDHAHSKRNGESERKKSRHKHKKRHRTERSENRGRQRSHNKRKRGRSHNRSLTRSQSSSRSRSRDRKSNSRGKNS; this is translated from the exons ATGGCACGTCCTGTTGCTTTGTATCACGTGACCACCCTGGAAGCCTTGTGTAAGATGGCGGCGCCCGTGTCGGAACCAGTCGTAGATGGGGAGGGGTCGATAAAATTGAG CCACAAGAAGTACAGAGCACTTTTGAAAAAAGAGAAACGAAAGAAAAAGAGACAAGCATTGGCAAGACTGAGAGATTCAG AGAAAGCAGATGAACATGAAcatatttctgaagaaaatgcagatgatgatgaagaaaaactTGAAGAGGAAAG GCAAAGGCTTCATGAAGAGTGGTTACtgagagaaacaaaggctcaagaAGCTTTCAagatcagaaaagaaaaagaagaggcagcaaaaaagcgtcaagaagaagaagag caaaaaataagaGAAGAATGGGAAGAACAGCAACGCAgagaacaagaggaggaggacCAGAAACAGCaagtgaagagagaaagagag GAGGCTGTGCAGAAGATGTTGAGCCAAGCTGAAAGTCAG CTAGAAAATGGAGCTACCTGGCACAATCCTGAGCCCCCAGAGAATATAGGAACAGAGAAGGATCGAGCCAATTGTCCCTTCTATATTAAAACTGGAGCTTGCAGATTTGGAGACAG ATGCTCCCGGAGGCATAATTATCCATCATCTAGTCAGACACTCCTTATCAGGGGTATGTTTGTTACTTTTGGGATGGAGCAGTGTAAAAGAGACGACTATGACACAGATGCAAGCCTGGAATACAGTGAGGAAGAAATTTATCAACAGTTCCTAGATTTCTATGAAGATGTGCTTCCTGAATTCAAGAATGTAGGAAAAGTTATTCAGTTCAAG GTGAGCTGCAACTTTGAACCTCATCTCCGAGGAAACGTATACGTTCAGTACCAATC agaacaaGAATGTCAGGAGGCTCTTGCTTTATTCAATGGTCGGTGGTATGCTGGACGGCAGCTTCAGTGTGAATTTTGCCCAGTAACAAGGTGGAAAACAGCAATATGTG GCTTGTTTGAAAGGCAAAAATGTCCAAGAGGGAAGCATTGCAACTTTCTTCATGTATTCAGAAATCCAAACAATGAGTTCTGGGAGGCCAACAGAGATATTCACATTTCTCCTGAATGGACTAAAGAAACAAGTAGGAACTCTGAAAGGCGAAGTAGATTAGGTTACTATGAAGAGCATCATTGCAGgtcaagaagaagaagcagtCCAAGCCCCGATCATGCTCACAGCAAAAGAAATGGAGAATCTGAGAGGAAAAAGAGTCGTCACAAGCACAAGAAAAGACACCGTACTGAGAGATCAGAAAATCGTGGAAGACAGCGGTCAcataataaaaggaaaagagggCGGAGTCACAACAGAAGCTTGACACGTAGTCAGAGTTCTTCTCGGTCAAGGAGTCGAGACAGGAAGTccaacagcagaggaaaaaataGTTGA